The DNA sequence CTATAGCCACTCATTCGACTCTGGCTAAATTGCAAACTAATTTTTGGTCCACTATCACTGGGCATCGTGCGAAGGCGAACCTCACCCATACTGTTTGGTGGCATATTCCAGCGATTTAGTTCCCATTGAGTGCCAACCAGTTCGGAATAGGGTGGGGTCGTTTTCCCAGGGCATGGGGGCACTATTTTGGCGCAACCAATCAATAAAAAGGGGGTTGAGCTGATGAGCCTTATTAGCCTTCTCTTAGTCTGTGAGACCTCTAGCCCGGGATTTTTTATATAAGTCTCTGATTTATATGTATTTTTATTGGTCACAGTCGATAATCTTTTGTAGAGTGATGGAGTTTTTGGGGTATTTCGTCTAGAATATGAGGTTTTCTGTGGTCATCACACTCATTGGTCAAAAAACCTTATTGAGTGAAGACGATTCAGCCAGCCATTTTGTAATTATTTGATTTTAAGGAAATACCTATGGTCGTCATTCGACTTGCCCGCGGCGGTTCTAAAAAGCGCCCTTTTTTTAGCATCGTTGCTACCGACAAACGCAATCGTCGCGACTCGAATTTCATCGAGCGTTTGGGTTACTTTAATCCCCAAGCTTCGGAAAAAGAGCAGGCAATGCGCCTTTCTCAAGACCGTTTAAATTATTGGTCTGGCGTTGGTGCGCAAATTTCGCCAACCGTAAAGCGTTTGATCAAGGATCACCCAGCGGCCTAATCTTGGCCATGATTGAAGGGGGAGTGGTGAGCGGTCATCAAACCCCCTCTGATTTAATTGATTTGGGTATCGTCTACGATGCCCAGGGCCTAAAAGGCCACATCAAAGTCCGCCCGTATTCCCCTGACCCAATCGCCCTCTTGGCGTGCAAGGAGGCTTATTTGCAGGACCCTTACTCTGCCGCATCCCCCGCTGTTTATCGTGTACAAAGCGCCAAAATTCATTCTGGCTTTGTGGTGATGCTTTTGGATGGCATTTGTGATCGAGATGCTGCCTTGGCCATGAAGGGCCAGACGGTTTTGCTCCCAAGAAAGGCGTTTCCAGCACCCGAGCAGGACACCTATTACTGGGTTGATTTGATTGGGTGCGAGGTCTATAACGAGCAGGGGATTCGTCTCGGTAATATTGAGGATATGGCTGAATTTGGGGCCCATCCAATCATGACGATTGGCAGTGAGCTGATTCCCTTTGTCCCTGCAATTGTGAAATCAGTTGAGCTGAAGTCAGCAGAACTTCCATTAGGCAAAGTTGTAGTGGATTGGCAACCCGACTGGAGCCAATGAGCGTGGATGCGACCAAGATGGATTTTGATGTGTTGACACTCTTCCCGGAGATGTTTGCTGCTCTCACGCAATATGGGGTGACCGGCCGCGCCTGTGAGCAAGGGATAACTTCTGTAACTACTTGGAATATCAGAGATTTTTCTGAAGATTCCCGAAAAACGGTCGATGATCGGGCTTATGGTGGCGGTCCTGGAATGGTAATGATGGCTAAACCCCTAGATTCTTGTCTTGAGGCTGTGAGCCGCTCCCATCGCGGTCGAGGAATTAATCCCGGGCCGGTTTGTTTATTAAGCCCTCAAGGAGAGCCATTTTCACAAAAGTTAGCGACAGATATCATCAATTACCGACAATTAACCTTAATTTGTGGTCGGTATGAGGCTATTGACCAACGTTTCATTGATGACAAAGTAGATCTTGAGATCTCAATCGGTGATTTTGTTGTTTCGGGGGGCGAACTGCCCGCTATGATCCTCATGGATGCTGTAATCCGCTTAATTCCGGGGGCTTTAGGGGATGAGGACTCAGCGCTGCAAGATAGCTTTATGAATGGTCTTTTAGACCATCCTCACTACACCCGTCCGGAGGTTTATGGAAATAAATCGGTACCAGACGTGCTTTTGGGCGGACATCACGCTAAAATAATGGATTGGCGTCGGCAACAGTCTTTGGAGCTAACGTTAAAGCGCCGCCCAGATCTCATCATCAAAGCGCGTGCAAATGGGTTGCTGAGCCCGAAGGACGAAGCGTTTTTAAAGACGCTTAAACCCTAAAAGCTTGGCAAAAATTGAACTGCATCCTCTATTGAGTCCACCTATGTGTGGGATTAACGTCAATACGATGCCAAAGGAGTTGAAATGAATTTGATTCAAACGATTGAGCAAGAAGAAATTGCTCGCCTAACTGCCAACAAAACGATTCCAAGTTTTGCTCCTGGCGATACTGTTGTTGTTAGCGTGAATGTTGTTGAGGGTACTCGTAAACGTGCTCAGGCATTTGAGGGTGTGGTCATTGCTAAACGCAATCGCGGTCTTAACTCCAGTTTCATTGTTCGTAAGATTTCATCAGGCGAAGGCGTTGAGCGTACATTCCAAACCTACTCACCATTGATTGCCAGTATTGAAGTGAAGCGTCGTGGTGATGTGCGTCGTGCTAAGTTGTATTACTTGCGCGATCGTTCCGGCAAGTCCGCGCGTATTAAAGAGAAGCTAACTGCCCGTGCTAAAGAGGTCGTTGCTGAGCAAAGCGCTGAGTAATTAATCTGGTACCAGCAATCAAGGCGACTTCGGTCGCCTTTTTGTTTATTTAAATCACCTAAAATGATGGCATGGTTAATTCGTCTGCATCCATCAGAAAAAGCTTAGCTGCGCCACCTGGTTTTAATCCGCGAAGTGTGCCCATTGCCCATCGCTGCGAGGATCAAGCTCGGGTGGCTGAGCATCTGTTTGATGCCAACGCCCTACGAAAGCATTTTGCTGCCCCACCAACCTGGATCCCTGAAATTACGGATGAAAATCGGCATGTGATCGCCAGTGACATCATTGCGCAACGCGAGGCAGAAGGGTTGATCACAGAGGCTGCTATTTTGCTACCACTGGTGATGCAACCAAACGGTTTAAATGTTCTCTTAACGCAGCGAACCGATCATTTGCATGATCATGCCGGGCAAATTAGCTTTCCAGGTGGTCGAAAAGACCATGCAGATGAATCAATCATTACTACTGCATTGCGCGAAAGTGAGGAAGAGATCGGCTTATCCAGCGATCATATTGATGTGATCGGAACCATGCCGGAGTATTTGACTGTCTCTGGTTATCGGGTGACCCCCGTGGTTGCTCTGGTTGAGCCCCCTCGAGAATATCGACCAGATCCATTTGAAGTGGCGGATGTTTTTGAGGTTCCTCTACCATTTCTGATGAACCCAGCGAATCATGAGGTACGGGTGTGGCATAGTGATGAGGGCTCGCGGCGTTTTTATGCTATTCCGTATGCGGATCGCTTTATTTGGGGCGCTACTGCTGGAATGTTACGAAATCTATATCATTTATTAAAAGCATGACCTTTTTCTCTATTCTTTTCGCTCTCATTGCCGAGCAATACCGGCCCGTTACCGCATCGCATTGGATTCGGAGAATGAGTGCCACATGGCTCGATTGGGTCGCTAAAGAGTTTGGTGGCAAATCCGAGCAGGGTGCAACTCCCGTGGGCGCCCGTTTGGCCTGCTTGGTTGGATTTGGCTTACCAACGGTGTTGGTATTCGCAGTCTATATATTTGCATACATCGTGAACCCATTATTGGCATTTGTCTGGAACATCATCATCGTGTATTTGTTCTTCGGTTTTCGGCAATTTAGCCACTCATTTACCGAGGTCCATGAAGCGATTCAAAATCATGATCTTCCTGCCGCGCGGCTTGCGCTCCAAGCGTGGGTGGGTGATGAGTTTGATACCTCGCATCTATCCGAAAGTGAGATCATCGCGATTGCTCTAGAGCGAGCCATTATTGGGGCTCATCGCCATGTATTTGGGGTATTTTTCTGGTTCTTGATACCAATTGGCCCTGCCGGAGTTGTTTTGTACCGGCTCGCAGATAAGGCGAGTAAGCGTTGGGAGAACTTTGGTCTGAATTTATCGGAGGCGGCAAAGCATTTTTTCTATATTTTGGATTGGATCCCAGTTCGCCTCAGTGCGATTAGCTTCGCTATCGTAGGTAATTTTGAAGACGCTATTTATGCCTGGCGTAACTTAACCGGTAAGTGGGCGGATCCACTCTCGGCTGTTTTATTGGCTTCGGGTAGTGGAGCGCTAGGTGTTCGTTTAGGAGAGCCTCTGCGGGAGCCAACCAGTGATGAGGCACTAGCTCGTGCCGAGGCTGGTGAGCCGCCGATCTACGAAATTGGTCACGAGCCCAGTGAGCGATCCATGCGCTCAGCAATCGGCTTAGTGTGGCGAGCCCTTATCGTTTGTATGGTGGTTTTAGCGATGTTGACCATCGCTCTTTGGCTGGGCTAATCCCCTGGATCTGAATATCTGCTGTCCTCGAGTCTGAGACCAGCTGTTTAAAGAGCGCTAAGCGTTCACTCGCAATGACTCCTGCCAAGACGGCCGCTTGAACCGCACAATCGGGCTCATTGTCGTGTTTGCAATTATGAAAGCGACACTGACCCAAATAGGGTTTGAACTCCCGAAAGGCATGTTGTAACTGACTCTCCGATACATGCGCAAGGCCAAATTCTTGAAAGCCTGGTGAGTCAATAATTGCTCCTAAACCATTTGCATCGCGACCCCATTCTGGTAGATCAAAATAGCGGCAGGCCGTGGTGGTATGTTTGCCACTATCCAGTTTTTGCGAGTATTCCTGGGTGACAGCGGCTGCATTGGGGATCCAGGCATTTAGAAGCGTTGACTTACCCATACCGGATTGCCCGACTAAAACCGATACTTTGCCCTTTAGGAGTGGCACAAGTGCGTCGAGCGATTTTGGATTCAATTTTGCAGAGACTTCATGTACCGCGTAACCCATCGATTTGTATGGGCCCAGCTGATCACGAGCCGCTTCAAGCTTATCGTGTAGGTCGCATTTGTTCAAAATGATATGAAGATCAATTTGATTCAGTTCAGCCGCAATCACTGCGCGCCCAAGAAGATCGGGCGAGAATGCGGGCGCGGTTGCTAAAACAATCAGTATCTGATCAACATTAGCAGCAATGCTTTTACTCCTAAATGCATCTGAGCGATAGAGTAAATTCTTGCGCGGTTCAATTTCAAGAATACGGGCCTGATCCGCCGAGGTGCTCTCTAGAATCAACCGATCGCCTACTGCCCCAAGGTGTTGTTTACCAGGAGCACTCACATGAATGAATGGCCCATGATGGGATCCATCAGCCTCAATCCGTTGCGCTAAGTAATGTCTGCCATACGAAGCGCTTAGAAGGGCACGAAAAGGACCCATTACCGAATATCACTCATGCAAATCGCTGAAGATGCGCAATCCGCAATGGGGCGGGAGGATGCGAACTATAGAAAGCCGTGTAGATTGGATCGGGGGTGAGGGTGGAAGCATTGTCTTGATACAGCTTCACCAAGGCAGAGATCAGGGCACTTGCAGATGATTTCTGGGCTGCAAAATGATCGGCTTCGTATTCATGTTTACGCGAAGCAAGACTTCCCAGTGGCGTGAAGAAGAATCCAAATACAGGCGCTACCAACATAAAGAGGGCAAGAGCCAGACCACCGTTGTAACCATTGAGATCCGGAGTTACGCCAAGGCCAAAATAGAACCAGGGCTGTGAACTAATCCATCCCAAAATAGCTAGCATGACAAAGCTGAGAGCAAATGAGACCAGTAAACGCTTGCGGATATGTTGACGCTTGAAATGACCGAGCTCATGCGCTAGGACCGCCTCCACCTCTAAGGGCTCTAACTTTTCAATCAGGGTATCAAAAAAGACAATGCGTTTTGCTTTGCCGATGCCCGTGAAATAAGCATTGCCATGGGCACTTCGTTTACTCCCATCCATGACAAAAAGACCTTGACTAGCAAAGTCACAGCGTTTTAAGAGTTGCTCGATTTGGGTTTTTAGTGGACCATCCTCGAGCGCCTTAAATTTGTTAAATAAGGGTGCGATTACCGTGGGAAAGAGCCATAGTAGTAGGGCGTTGAATAGTGTCCAAACTACCCATGTCCACAACCACCAATAAGTCCCACTAGTGGCCATGAGCTCGAGAACTAACCATAAGAGCGGTAAACCAAGCGCAGCCGCCAAGGCAACTCCTTTAAAGGTATCAAGCCAAAAGAGGCGTGGAGTCATGCGATTAAAGCCAAAGGCTGCTTCAATCCCAAATTGTTTTTTCCAGGTAAAGGGTAAATCCAAAAGACCAGAAATGAGGGCTAGAGAAACTAAAAGAAGGATTTGCTGGGTAATGCCTGGTCCCATTAAGTTCAATAGCGTTTGATTAAGCCACTCCAAGCCGCCCAATAAGGTAAAGCCAATCAACACAAGCGCACCAAAGGCATTTTCGAGAAGACCTAAGCGTAATTTGGCAATCGTGTAATCAGCTGCTTTTTGATGATCAGCCAAAGAAACTCGGGAAGCAAATTCATTCGGTACACTAGCGCGGTGGAGGGCGACGTGGCGTATTTGTCGCATGGCCAACCAGTGGCGCATGCCAACACTTAGCAGTAGGGCGACAATGAAGATCCAAGTAAAAGTCATGAAAGTATTATAGAGATGAGTGAACAAATAAAGCACGCTGCTAATGGAAATGATCCTCTGGTTTGGGTCGATATGGAAATGTCCGGCCTAAAGCCCGATAGCGACCGAATCTTGGAGATCGCCATGATCATCACCGATGCTCACTTGAACGTAATAGCCACAGCGCCGGTATGGGTTGTTCACCAAACGGACGAGGTGTTAGACGGCATGGATGCTTGGAACAAAGGAACCCACAGCAAATCCGGTCTGGTCGATAAAGTGAAGGCTTCCTTGCTGAGTGAGTCAGAGGTTGAGCAGCAATGCATTGCCTTTTTAAAGCAATATGTAAAAGCGAATACTGCGCCAATGTGTGGTAACTCAATTTGCCAAGATCGACGCTTTATGGCTCGCTATATGCCTAAGCTTGAAGCTTATTTCCATTATCGAAATGTTGATGTTTCAACCGTCAAAGAGCTGTCAAAACGTTGGCAACCTAATTTGGTAAAAGGTTTTGAAAAGAAACAGGCTCATACGGCTCTGGCCGATATTATGGAATCGATTGAGGAGCTGAAGTACTACCGAGAGCACTTCTTTCGGCTACCTGCGCCAAGTAGCGATTAATTACTTCTTTTTCTTGGGCCTAAAGGCTTTGACAATGGCCTCATCGGTTTCAATGATCGGCCCACTCATCAGCTCAATGCAATAGGGTATCGCTGCAAAAATCCCATGAACTAGGACCTTGCCTTCAGGATCCCTCAAGCCCTCCAAGGTCTCTTGAATGGATTTAGGTTGGCCCGGAAGGTTAAGGATGAGAGCGCCATGGCCTTCAATTTCTCGCAGAACAGCCACCTGCCTTGACAAAATTGCGGTGGGTACAAAATGCAAACTAATTTGGCGCATTTGTTCGCCAAAGCCGGGCATCTCGCGAGTCCCCACTTCCAAGGTTGCTTCTGGGGTTACATCGCGGCGCGCCGGACCAGTGCCGCCCGTCGTTAAGACAAGGTCACAGCCCATTTCATCAACAAGCTCAATTAAACTTGAGGTGATGTGTTCTATCTCATCAGGGATTAGGCGCTCATGGAAAACGAGGGGTGTGGTGATGACGCGCGAAAGCCAATTTCGTAGGCTGGGAATGCCCTCATCGACATAGACCCCTTGACTGGCTCGATCTGAAATCGAAACCAATCCAATTTTTACCTCATTGGGAAAACGGCGTTCAAAGGGGCTGGGCTGCTTCATGGTTCTATTCTAGCTATCATTAGAGGATGTTCGCATATTCACAAGATCAGTTCAGAATCATTATTGACTTTATTTTGGCAGAAGCCAAGCGAGTTGGAGCTACAGATGCCGCCGCTGAAATTTCAGAGGGCCATGGCTTATCCGTCACCGTTCGCAAAGGGGCGGTAGAAACCATTGAGCAGAGTGTTGATAAGCAAGTAGGGGTAAGTATTTATTTGGGTCAACGCCGAGGAAATGCCAGTACGAGTGACTTCTCACCCGAGTCATTGCGCACCACAGTGCAAGCCGCTTTTCACATTGCTAAACATACTGCAGAAGATGATTGCGCTGGATTGGCCGATCCGGATCTGCTCGAGCACCACCCACTGAATTTGGATTTATTTCATCCATGGGAAATCGATAGTAAAAAAGCGATTGCAATTGCCCGGCAGGCAGAGAAAGCGGCTTTTGCGGTCGATCGGGCCATTGTCAATAGTGATGGAGCTTCGGTATCTGCGCATCAAGCCCAATTTATGTTGGGGACCAGTAACGGATTTATTGGGGGCTATCCATACTCAAGGCACTTTATTTCATGTGCACCAATTGCGAATGCAGCGGGGAAGACCAGTTCGATGCAGCGCGATGATTGGTACAGTACTTCCCGGGTGGCTAACGAACTTGCTAAACCAAGCTTGATCGGTCGATATGCAGCCCAACGCGCCCTCTCTCGTTTAAATGCGAAGTCACTAAGTACGCGTCGTTGCCCAGTCATTTTTGAGGCTCCCATTGCAGTTGGGCTGATCGGATCTTTGGTTCAAGCCACTTCAGGAGCTGCGCTTTACCGACGCTCCAGTTTTTTACTAGATAGCCTGGGTAAACCAGTGATGCCAAGCCATCTTGATTTATTTGAATTACCGCACTTAAAACGACAGACCGGTAGCGCTCCTTTTGATGAGGAGGGGGTTCGTACCCAAGCGCGCTCAGTCGTTGCCAAGGGAGAGCTGCAAGGGTATTTTTTATCCAGTTACTCAGCCCGCAAGTTAGGAATGCAAACTACTGGAAATGCCGGCGGTGCTCATCACTTGAGATTGCATAGTCAACACACGCCATCGGGTGGTTTACCTGGTTTACTCAAAGAAATGGGCACCGGTCTGCTGGTAACAGAGCTCATGGGGCAGGGCGTTAATTACGTGACCGGCGATTACTCACGCGGCGCG is a window from the Polynucleobacter sp. HIN11 genome containing:
- a CDS encoding META domain-containing protein, which produces MTNKNTYKSETYIKNPGLEVSQTKRRLIRLISSTPFLLIGCAKIVPPCPGKTTPPYSELVGTQWELNRWNMPPNSMGEVRLRTMPSDSGPKISLQFSQSRMSGYSGCNRFTAQILEDPRGFEINQIAATRMACASNREDIERDFLYLLRDYRSIARDGNYLLIIGPNREVLGFNLIQRTNP
- the rpsP gene encoding 30S ribosomal protein S16 is translated as MVVIRLARGGSKKRPFFSIVATDKRNRRDSNFIERLGYFNPQASEKEQAMRLSQDRLNYWSGVGAQISPTVKRLIKDHPAA
- the rimM gene encoding ribosome maturation factor RimM (Essential for efficient processing of 16S rRNA) — translated: MIEGGVVSGHQTPSDLIDLGIVYDAQGLKGHIKVRPYSPDPIALLACKEAYLQDPYSAASPAVYRVQSAKIHSGFVVMLLDGICDRDAALAMKGQTVLLPRKAFPAPEQDTYYWVDLIGCEVYNEQGIRLGNIEDMAEFGAHPIMTIGSELIPFVPAIVKSVELKSAELPLGKVVVDWQPDWSQ
- the trmD gene encoding tRNA (guanosine(37)-N1)-methyltransferase TrmD — its product is MDFDVLTLFPEMFAALTQYGVTGRACEQGITSVTTWNIRDFSEDSRKTVDDRAYGGGPGMVMMAKPLDSCLEAVSRSHRGRGINPGPVCLLSPQGEPFSQKLATDIINYRQLTLICGRYEAIDQRFIDDKVDLEISIGDFVVSGGELPAMILMDAVIRLIPGALGDEDSALQDSFMNGLLDHPHYTRPEVYGNKSVPDVLLGGHHAKIMDWRRQQSLELTLKRRPDLIIKARANGLLSPKDEAFLKTLKP
- the rplS gene encoding 50S ribosomal protein L19; protein product: MNLIQTIEQEEIARLTANKTIPSFAPGDTVVVSVNVVEGTRKRAQAFEGVVIAKRNRGLNSSFIVRKISSGEGVERTFQTYSPLIASIEVKRRGDVRRAKLYYLRDRSGKSARIKEKLTARAKEVVAEQSAE
- a CDS encoding CoA pyrophosphatase, translated to MVNSSASIRKSLAAPPGFNPRSVPIAHRCEDQARVAEHLFDANALRKHFAAPPTWIPEITDENRHVIASDIIAQREAEGLITEAAILLPLVMQPNGLNVLLTQRTDHLHDHAGQISFPGGRKDHADESIITTALRESEEEIGLSSDHIDVIGTMPEYLTVSGYRVTPVVALVEPPREYRPDPFEVADVFEVPLPFLMNPANHEVRVWHSDEGSRRFYAIPYADRFIWGATAGMLRNLYHLLKA
- a CDS encoding CobD/CbiB family protein is translated as MTFFSILFALIAEQYRPVTASHWIRRMSATWLDWVAKEFGGKSEQGATPVGARLACLVGFGLPTVLVFAVYIFAYIVNPLLAFVWNIIIVYLFFGFRQFSHSFTEVHEAIQNHDLPAARLALQAWVGDEFDTSHLSESEIIAIALERAIIGAHRHVFGVFFWFLIPIGPAGVVLYRLADKASKRWENFGLNLSEAAKHFFYILDWIPVRLSAISFAIVGNFEDAIYAWRNLTGKWADPLSAVLLASGSGALGVRLGEPLREPTSDEALARAEAGEPPIYEIGHEPSERSMRSAIGLVWRALIVCMVVLAMLTIALWLG
- the rsgA gene encoding ribosome small subunit-dependent GTPase A gives rise to the protein MGPFRALLSASYGRHYLAQRIEADGSHHGPFIHVSAPGKQHLGAVGDRLILESTSADQARILEIEPRKNLLYRSDAFRSKSIAANVDQILIVLATAPAFSPDLLGRAVIAAELNQIDLHIILNKCDLHDKLEAARDQLGPYKSMGYAVHEVSAKLNPKSLDALVPLLKGKVSVLVGQSGMGKSTLLNAWIPNAAAVTQEYSQKLDSGKHTTTACRYFDLPEWGRDANGLGAIIDSPGFQEFGLAHVSESQLQHAFREFKPYLGQCRFHNCKHDNEPDCAVQAAVLAGVIASERLALFKQLVSDSRTADIQIQGISPAKERWSTSLKPPYKR
- a CDS encoding M48 family metallopeptidase — its product is MTFTWIFIVALLLSVGMRHWLAMRQIRHVALHRASVPNEFASRVSLADHQKAADYTIAKLRLGLLENAFGALVLIGFTLLGGLEWLNQTLLNLMGPGITQQILLLVSLALISGLLDLPFTWKKQFGIEAAFGFNRMTPRLFWLDTFKGVALAAALGLPLLWLVLELMATSGTYWWLWTWVVWTLFNALLLWLFPTVIAPLFNKFKALEDGPLKTQIEQLLKRCDFASQGLFVMDGSKRSAHGNAYFTGIGKAKRIVFFDTLIEKLEPLEVEAVLAHELGHFKRQHIRKRLLVSFALSFVMLAILGWISSQPWFYFGLGVTPDLNGYNGGLALALFMLVAPVFGFFFTPLGSLASRKHEYEADHFAAQKSSASALISALVKLYQDNASTLTPDPIYTAFYSSHPPAPLRIAHLQRFA
- the orn gene encoding oligoribonuclease: MSEQIKHAANGNDPLVWVDMEMSGLKPDSDRILEIAMIITDAHLNVIATAPVWVVHQTDEVLDGMDAWNKGTHSKSGLVDKVKASLLSESEVEQQCIAFLKQYVKANTAPMCGNSICQDRRFMARYMPKLEAYFHYRNVDVSTVKELSKRWQPNLVKGFEKKQAHTALADIMESIEELKYYREHFFRLPAPSSD
- the mog gene encoding molybdopterin adenylyltransferase, with the translated sequence MKQPSPFERRFPNEVKIGLVSISDRASQGVYVDEGIPSLRNWLSRVITTPLVFHERLIPDEIEHITSSLIELVDEMGCDLVLTTGGTGPARRDVTPEATLEVGTREMPGFGEQMRQISLHFVPTAILSRQVAVLREIEGHGALILNLPGQPKSIQETLEGLRDPEGKVLVHGIFAAIPYCIELMSGPIIETDEAIVKAFRPKKKK
- the pmbA gene encoding metalloprotease PmbA; translation: MFAYSQDQFRIIIDFILAEAKRVGATDAAAEISEGHGLSVTVRKGAVETIEQSVDKQVGVSIYLGQRRGNASTSDFSPESLRTTVQAAFHIAKHTAEDDCAGLADPDLLEHHPLNLDLFHPWEIDSKKAIAIARQAEKAAFAVDRAIVNSDGASVSAHQAQFMLGTSNGFIGGYPYSRHFISCAPIANAAGKTSSMQRDDWYSTSRVANELAKPSLIGRYAAQRALSRLNAKSLSTRRCPVIFEAPIAVGLIGSLVQATSGAALYRRSSFLLDSLGKPVMPSHLDLFELPHLKRQTGSAPFDEEGVRTQARSVVAKGELQGYFLSSYSARKLGMQTTGNAGGAHHLRLHSQHTPSGGLPGLLKEMGTGLLVTELMGQGVNYVTGDYSRGAFGYWVENGEIQHPVEEITIAGNLKEMLMDIAAVGDDTIIRGTKETGSILIGSMTIGGK